A region from the Brassica napus cultivar Da-Ae chromosome C8, Da-Ae, whole genome shotgun sequence genome encodes:
- the LOC106402663 gene encoding protein canopy homolog 3 has product MAKLVIFTVVVITIFSFGVSVDDKCSACNAVAEELESQLLKEKPRNHLDLRNRLNSKGQREGKVIDYRMSDLRVVDLLDGLCDRMQDYTLQKVESKNREWVKVESFDNLTNKQEAKAHANDISTYCGRLLEETEDELAEVIKNGTLKVGDARKVLCQTLSNHCSKSSETDSEDEEDDDDADEL; this is encoded by the exons ATGGCGAAGCTGGTGATCTTCACCGTAGTTGTTATCACCATTTTCTCCTTTGGAGTCTCCGTTGATGACAAATGTTCTGCTTGCAACGCCGTCGCG GAGGAATTGGAATCACAGCTTTTGAAG GAAAAACCACGAAACCATCTTGATTTGAGAAACCGACTTAATTCTAAAGGCCAGCGTGAGGGAAAAGTTATTGATTATAG AATGAGCGACCTGAGGGTGGTTGATTTGTTGGACGGGCTGTGTGATAGAATGCAGGACTATACTCTACAAAAG GTTGAATCTAAAAATAGAGAATGGGTCAAAGTGGAAAGTTTTGACAATCTAACAA ATAAACAAGAAGCTAAAGCGCATGCAAATGACATTTCAACTTATTGCGGAAG ATTGCTGGAGGAAACGGAAGATGAG CTTGCTGAGGTAATAAAGAATGGAACATTAAAAGTAGGAGATGCTCGCAAGGTTCTGTGTCAAACTTTAAGTAACCACTGCAGCAAATCAAg TGAAACAGATTCAGAAGATGAGGAAGATGACGACGACGCAGATGAATTATAG
- the LOC106369875 gene encoding uncharacterized protein LOC106369875 yields the protein MEFRTRTTLESIGDALGRTVSVDLEHLRVHVVIDAFQQLCFETTVDFKGGEYYEAVEAAISLRYEKLFGYCPICASLCHTEDKCPLAKPAMKTSPDKKKENRDGNGGWQEGGKHADRARSYKGVVINGNTGYQQKERDGRDYYGKGKGKMGEETDFKWVRAAEKGNKGSANNRGSYRGDGEASRQRMPRREDSRMAVQERSSRGVSGPIGDQQLQRGSNVKATENKAVEAPEEGEIKVVEASNQQLPSQTFQEELAKTQAIGTEVISDPMDAESGLQVIQSLVGDSSTLNEDKVMDMDEIREVFLANGIDMDAVDELQECSEGEVEEAMRELDRAGNEDIHEDEALVTAVDGKGMTDVEMAKQHGTRKRLFKPAAGTAVSTKMRMASVRASPRKRTGVKSGMRQGENSKQMDAKGTSNPKPGLPKP from the coding sequence ATGGAATTCAGGACACGGACTACTTTGGAAAGCATAGGTGATGCTCTGGGCAGGACGGTTTCTGTGGATCTTGAGCATTTACGTGTCCATGTGGTGATAGATGCTTTCCAACAGCTCTGTTTTGAGACTACGGTGGACTTTAAAGGGGGAGAGTATTATGAGGCAGTGGAAGCGGCGATCTCACTAAGATATGAGAAACTATTTGGATATTGTCCAATCTGTGCCAGTTTGTGTCACACAGAAGATAAATGTCCTCTTGCCAAGCCGGCGATGAAGACAAGTCCAGacaagaagaaggaaaataGAGATGGTAATGGGGGGTGGCAAGAAGGAGGGAAGCATGCAGATAGGGCTCGGAGTTACAAAGGGGTTGTCATTAATGGGAATACGGGCTATCAGCAGAAGGAGAGAGATGGTAGAGACTATTATGGGAAGGGCAAAGGAAAAATGGGTGAGGAGACTGACTTTAAGTGGGTGCGGGCGGCTGAGAAAGGGAACAAGGGATCGGCCAACAATCGTGGAAGCTACAGAGGGGATGGAGAGGCTTCTAGACAGCGCATGCCACGACGAGAGGATTCAAGAATGGCTGTCCAGGAGAGAAGTTCTAGGGGTGTCTCAGGACCGATAGGAGATCAACAGTTACAGCGAGGTTCAAATGTAAAGGCTACGGAGAACAAGGCTGTCGAGGCTCCAGAGGAGGGTGAAATCAAGGTTGTTGAGGCTTCCAACCAACAATTACCTTCACAAACTTTTCAGGAGGAGCTCGCCAAGACTCAAGCGATTGGAACAGAGGTCATTTCAGATCCCATGGATGCAGAAAGTGGGTTACAGGTGATTCAAAGTCTGGTAGGAGATTCATCCACGCTCAATGAAGATAAGGTTATGGATATGGATGAGATAAGAGAAGTTTTTCTTGCAAATGGGATTGATATGGATGCTGTAGATGAGCTACAGGAGTGCTCAGAAGGAGAGGTGGAGGAAGCAATGAGAGAGCTGGACAGGGCTGGTAATGAAGATATTCACGAGGATGAGGCACTGGTTACTGCGGTGGATGGCAAAGGCATGACTGATGTAGAAATGGCAAAGCAACATGGAACACGCAAACGGCTTTTTAAGCCAGCGGCTGGGACTGCGGTTAGTACAAAGATGAGGATGGCTAGCGTACGGGCTTCCCCACGTAAACGTACTGGAGTCAAATCAGGAATGCGCCAGGGGGAAAACAGTAAGCAAATGGATGCTAAGGGCACGTCAAACCCGAAGCCGGGACTCCCTAAACCATAA